The genomic stretch ACGGAGCTTCCCACTCACCTTCACGGATCATCGCCATAACTTTTTGCAGGTCATCAATATTTTTTGCTTTAACGCGGATGCTGTCACCCTCGATCTGAGCATTCACTTTTAATTTCATCTTTTTAATGTCAGCTGTTATTTTCTTTGCCTCTTTAGACTCAATGTAATCAACCACTTTATAAGTCGCTTTTCTAGTCCCGCCGCTTGCATCTTCAACGCGTAACTCATCTAATACTTTTGAAGAGAGCCCCTGTTTTAAAAGTTTTTCAATCACTATATCTTTGAGCGCATCAAGTTTGTTGTCAGATGAAGCTACTAACACTAACGCTTTTTCTTTCTCTTTGTAGTTAACCTCGTATGTAGTCCCTTTGAAGTCATATCTGTTTGAAACTTCACGATCTACTAAATTTATTGCATTTTTAAAAAGTTGAACATCTACTTTTGCCGTTATATCAAATGAATGTTCTTTTGCCATCACTAACCTTTTTTTATGTTAATTATAACATACATTGTTTGTTAGCCAAGGCTATGGAGTTGCTTAATTTTTGTTACGTAACGTAACTATATAAGTTTTATTTATAAATAGTTACAAAAATGTAAGAACAAATATGTACGATATGATATAAATAAGTATATTTTGTTAAAAAAGGATGGAATATGGATCAAGCAAAAAAGTACTTCAGTAAGTATTTTATAGAT from Sulfurimonas sp. hsl 1-7 encodes the following:
- a CDS encoding YajQ family cyclic di-GMP-binding protein; translation: MAKEHSFDITAKVDVQLFKNAINLVDREVSNRYDFKGTTYEVNYKEKEKALVLVASSDNKLDALKDIVIEKLLKQGLSSKVLDELRVEDASGGTRKATYKVVDYIESKEAKKITADIKKMKLKVNAQIEGDSIRVKAKNIDDLQKVMAMIREGEWEAPLKFENMR